DNA from Doryrhamphus excisus isolate RoL2022-K1 chromosome 19, RoL_Dexc_1.0, whole genome shotgun sequence:
aatatgacattttaaaagaatTGCCTTCGCCCCCTCCCCTTTCCTTCGGAACAACTTGAAGCACCAAGCGACGACAGCGATCGAAGCGACAACTTACCGCCGTActtcctgcctgcctgcctgcctgacTGCCGGGAGGGGGCCGTCGAACGAGTGAACGTGTGCCGGGGAGCGAGACGAGGGAGCCGGACTGGTGCGATGGCACGGCTCGGTAAACTGGGAGAGTTGGGGAGGAGGGGAGGACGATCGCTGGCGCTGTGGGTGTGTGTAactgtgcgtgcgtgcgtgcgtgcgtgttcTTCCTGGTTGTGCTCTCACCGTTGTCAAGCGAACTGAAACCGAATCGAGATCAGTATCGTGGCTTCCTTCCATAAACGGCTTCCAAGAGTCCAGTTGATTAAAACAGTCCACTAGCTGGCCTCTCTTTCGTATCCTTGCACTTTTTCCTGTCTGTCTTTTTAATATCTACAGCACTGATATCCAACCGGCAgctcgtgggccaaatgtggcacgtgAGTGACATCAGATATTAGAATGATATCAAAAGTGGCCTGTGAGTGATATGACAGCGGACTGTGAGTGATATTAGAGTGGAACATGAATGATATCAGAGTGTTCTGTGAGTGATATTAGAGCGGGAACATGAGTGATATCAGAGTGGCCTGTTATAGCTGAGTGGAACATGAATTATATCAAAGTGGCCTGTGAGTGATATTAAAGTGGGAGGACATGAGTGATATCACAGTGGCCTGTGAATCATATTAGAGTAGAACATGAGTGATATCAGAGTGGCCTGTGAGTGACATTAGAGTGGGACATGAGTGATATCAAAGTGGCCTGGGAATTATACTAAAGAGGAACATGCATGATATCAGAGTGGAATGTGAGTGATATTAGAGTAGAACATGAATGATATCAAAGTAGCCTGGGAGTGATACTAAAGAGGAACATGAATGATATCAAAGTGGCCTGGGAATGATATTAGAGTGGAACATGATATCCGAGTGGACCATGAATGATATCAGAATGGCCTGTGAGTGATATTAGAGTGGGACATGATATTCGAGTGGGACATGAGTGATATCAGAGTGGCCTGTGATATCCGAGTGGAACATGAATGATATCAGAGTGGACTGTGAGTGATATTAGAGTGGAACATGAGTGATATCAGAGCGGACTGTGAGTGATATtagagtgcccccccccctcccgacaGGCACATGAATGATATCAAAGTGGCCTGTGAGTGATATCAAAGTGAGTGATGAGTGATATCAAAGTGGCCTGCGAGCGATATCGGCGTGGCCCATGAGTGATGGAGTTGACAACATAGTAGGCGTGGTCAGGGGAGGAGCTCAGCAAAGCGTTTTGGCCAAGAGGACAAGAATGTAGATTTTCCCTATTTGTGACTTAGCATTCATGACTTAGCATTCATGTACAGAAAGTACTTCTGATACTGCCAGTTGATGCTAATATGCTGCTAGTATTTCCATGGAAGTGTTAAGGTGCCAAAAATAAGTTAGTGCCGTGCAGCAACTTTATTGTTTCATTTAAGTGACACAATCGATCAATACCCGCAAGCTGAATCATTCACTGCCGTGATTCCAGTACCGACTCATCACAAGTTCTTCCTGTTGTATCATCTGGACAGAAGCAAAGAAGTGTAGAGGTGTATTGATtgacggggtgggggggggggggggggcatgaaatggtaacctattgaTGATGTCAACCGCAGATAATTTGACATAGCAAATGACTTCCTTAGAGAACACCAGGATGTCATCAATTCATACACAACGCACACAGCAGCCAATTATTCCCGTAGCACACGCTTCCCAAAAGGGCTTTGTTCCCGGCTTATGTCCCCAACCTGGACTGCATGCCGACTGCAACTCCAATGATGGATGATTATTTACAGCGAGTCAGTCTATGCTCTTATTCATGTCTTAGTTTCTCTGTTTATATCTAAATACTGATGTAAAGGTATTATTTCACGTCTCtgtggctctaataatgtgaaaattaCAATCCTAGTTctcggaaattcatttatcacagctgggtctggaaccaattggccgtgataaacgagggctaGCTAACCGTGATGAATGTTCCCTTATACCGGAACATCCCATTACATGAGCGCTCCATCCCACAGTGTGCATGGCGTGACGGTGCCGCCATCACTTTTCCACAGCCCGGAGTGCCGCGTTTAGCTAAAGTCAAAGCGTACAAGCGAGACGGAGAGCTGAATCAAATGTGAAAAAGAGGCAACGCGCTGAAGATGTTTCTTCAGTTCCGGATCAGCTACACCCGGGTCTTACTGCTCCTTGAGTAGTACAACTGGACTCCTGCAGACTGAAGGTAGCACGcgtaaatgctaatgctaatgctaacatgcatcaGTTtccaatggaatacatcacatcatCAATTCCACAGTTCCACATCtccaaaaggagtcggaagaagcaaagcttattaaatcctaccccctcccccaccccatatgttgcatttgttcacttcctgccttcctggtatgattttattcattcattttctaccgctttttcctcacaagggtcgcgggggtgctggagcctatctcagctgactgcgggcgagaggcggggtacaccctggactggtggccagccaatcacagggcacatatagacaaacaaccattcacactcacattcatacctatggataatttggagtcgctaattaacctagcatgttttttggaatgtgggaggaaaccggaatacccggagaaaacccacgcatgcacggggagaacatgcaaactccacacagagatggccgagggtggaattgaaccctggtctcctagctgtgaggtctacgcgcaaaccactcgaccaccgtgccggtatgattttatttttaaaaaaaattacacatatGAAGTGGTGTAACCATAATGGTGATGTCTTTCCAACCATAACAATATTgatcatatatataaataaccaTCCAAATTgtgatatataataacaataaacccaacatgactggttgaagaccctcatccttgtatttagcaatcaAGTTTCTTGAATGGGCTCATCCTTGTACATTggttgacttccttactcaatcccttccattgtttgattccacatacggTATCTTCTGTTTGTCCACCTTTGACCCCCGACGGGGACACTTTGGACCTGTGGGTTGTGACTTCGATACTTGACTCAAAAGTCACTAGTCTGGGTTCATACAGTTAAATACTACGCAGTCTTTTCTGGTTCTGGAATTTGTCCTGGTGGGATTAATGGTCTCTACTCTACCTTGAGACACAAGTGGACTCATTTTGGTGTCTTTTAAGTGGACGTGGTGGAATTAAATATGGACTTTTTACACCTTTGTCTTCTCTGTTCCACTTTTAAGGGCTACTTTTTCATCCCGGATGAGGTACGGAGACTTGAGTGCCCAAAGCCGCTGTGGTCCAACACCAGTCTGACTAGACGCCCTCGACACTGTGACAGTTTGGGAACACGCCTGTACCTTTTTCCAGGTCAGCGGTTGGTCCTAATGGGGCGTACACCGCAAACCCCGGCAGGCACAAATGGGCTCCAGTAATGTGGGGGAACAAATCAGGCAGTTTTATGAGAGTGTATCCACCATTAGCCATATTTTTGGTGGACTACAATGTTTGCTTTGCACTTTACAGGCTTGCTGGAGGGGAAACTCAAGTGCGAgactacacccccccccccccccccccttagcaGCGCCACTGTTAGATTTACTACAGTATAGGATCACCATTAGATCACACTTGACTCCGATTACGaatgatgaaaataataataataataatgtaacctTACCGGGATGTCGTCGATCTTCTGTGGACGAACGGTCCGGTTAACGAACAGCCAGCCTGCCCACACTCCCACCCAGCAAGACTCCCCCAAACGAGGTCTGTCTGTCTCGCTTCCTCGGCGAGGACCGCAAGCGAACAACTCGGAGCTTCCACCGCCGAAGACGAGCACGCTTCCCCCCGCGTCCCATGCACTCCACTCCCCGTCGAAGAGCTCAACGGCTCGGATCTCGATAGCCGCTTACACGGAGACGAGTACACGGAGCTTTGGGTTGGCCAGCGTGGGCAGCAACACAACAGCCAGCAACAGCAGCGAGGATCGGGATGGCACACGGGCCGAGCCCTGTCCCCCTCTCGCCGGGGCGCAAAGTCAGCAGATGCTGCCTTCAAAAGTCTCCTCTCTGGTTGACGTTTGctgccttttcttttcttccgaTGTTTTTACATAACAACAAGAAGAGGAACGTCCCACACAAACCTACTTCGCTGCTGCTGTGGAGCATGTGATGGCAACATGGTGAGCCTTTTAAAGGGGTATCCACGCGTGactcgcacacgcacacgcacacacgtacgCCACCTTCGCGGGGGAGCTCGACTGTGACGTTCCTGTGTTGATGCTAGCACCTGTTTACCTCCTGTTGCACGCCATTCCACGCATATTTctcttactgtatatacagtacatacactgaCCCCCACCCCAACACACCCACCCCTATAGGAATGAATGGATTGGTATGAACCAGTGTTGGTATGACCATAAAAAGGTCAACAGTCAAGTCTTGCTGTCCTGCAAGTGTAAGAAGAAGTTCAGCACTCTTAAAAGCGAAGCCATCTTTGAAATGTTGGCAAGATGTCTTTGAACGTCTCCTGTGTGTTTATCCGGCAtgcaagtggaaaaagaagtcAGCACGGCAAAAGAGAAATGCATCAAAGATTACCCAAAGAATCTCCAAAATGTGATTTCTTTGCAATTAGAATTCCTGATTTCCTCACTGCAacaaatagaatagaatagaaatgatccgttccagggtcaaactgtcatctgcatttttcattcattcattttctaccgctttttcctcacgagggtcgcgggggtgctggagcctatcccagctgtcttcgggcgagaggcggagtacaccctggactggtggccagccaatcacagggcacatataaacaaacaaccattcacactcacattcatacctatggacaatttggagtcgccaattaacctagcatgttttttggaatgtgggaggaaaccggagtacccgaagaaaacccacgcatgcacggggagaacatgcaaactccacacagagatggccgagggtggaattgaaccctggtctcctagctgtgaggtctgcgcgctaaccactagaccgccgtgccgccccccatcTGCATTTTGAAGTAAGATTCTATCATTGTTAAATGTAAAGGATAGAAGATGGCTGATCCACGATGGTGGAGCCAAGCATTGGGAAAGTTGACCTCGTCGGGTTGATGGCGGTCAGCGCTAATCAATAGCTGCTTTGTCGTCTGCCACTGTTGCTCCTTTAACCCATGCCCCTTTTAGACAACATCAGgaagatgatgacgatgatgatgatgatgatgatgatgatgatgatgatgggagaGACGCTCGAGACAAACAAAGAACCTAATTTCATTTCTTCAGGTTCTTGATTGATAATTATCAGATGCTAAGCTGCCAGAGCTCAATCCCCAACATTCCCATTTACCGCCAGCGTAGGGCTTATccttaatcacacacacacacacacacacacacacacacacacacacacacactcacacacaggcAACATTAAGCTGAATCAGGATGCAGGGCTGGCTAACGAGACCATGCACTGAGAGGAGAGGAGACAAGCTGGAACATGAACTGGTCCTCTGTCAACAGCCAGACTCCCGTGTCCCATTACGGCTTCCTCTCCTCGCTGACCGAGTGCACGTGATGATtaagaaatagtctgttccagggtcaaactgtaaTCATCGTTAAGCCTAGAACAGGACGAGCTTTCATATCTCATTTCACCACTCTTGTGCtgccatacaaataaaaacaacagcgtTTTTCAACCTTCTTACAAGTCTAAAATCCTTTCTTTTCATTACATCATATTTTTAGAGCACATTTCAAACAACCAATGTGCTGCATAAGCCATACAGACCATAACAATAAACACGGTACAAACAATCAATTACTCGTACTGTGCTGgggagcaaatcaagcgctccttttttctcctgcatGTATCTACCCTGAGCTCACTTGGAAATGAACATTCACTTCAGCAGGAAGGACGTTGTACCAAACGTGAAGAAAACACCATCACGTCTGCAATTGAAAAGTGTGAAGTCTTTGCCAGAGACCCTCCATGACAGTACAGGGGCTGCTCAGAGCGtgtacccgaatacagtgcaccttgctgggccacagtaggtgcctcctccccctctatactatGCTTCTCCTGGTAGTGGTCATGTCATGATGTTTCATTAGGACTCATCTGGCGGCAGATCCATTTGATATGTATAGCGTTACCTTGGACTCCTGAGGCATTGGGAGCCAGTGTGTGCTCAAGCTAGCCGCTAGTAGCTAGCCGCTGAGTTGTGGCTAGGTGTTTCTTAACAATGCGCTTAACAATGTTCCTAAgaagaataataacaatgtgcttcATATGCAGCTCACATGATGGACATGATAGAGGCTTTCTAGGTATGGTCCACTACATGCAgtaattagctgcctcttttttttatctgtttttatatctttagaacgcacagaacaGAGAAGACATGTGTTCCTTGAATAGAAATCCAGTCATTTCTGAAGAGTGTGATTCCAAAAGTAAGCATtgaagatggaaaaaagtcaacatgTCCATGCCTTCAATCAATTCGTGGTCTCTAGATGACGCTATGCAAAGCTCAGAGGTAGAACTTTAATGACTCCCAGCCTTCAGAAGTTTCCAGAAGGTTTGTTTTGCTGTCTTTATAATGAGcaatcacccccccaccccctctcacTCTCCACTCCTGTCATATCTCGGAGAACGCCAAAGTCAGGAGTCACTGATCCAATCATGCACCTCCTGATATTAAGAGTGCTCCTCTCCTGCATGGGGCTGCTCGGCAATGTGGTCCTCATCCTCTCCATCATTCATACCAGGGTCACCCCACTTAAAACGTTTGAGCTGTTTCTTCTGGGACTGGCCGCAGCCAACCTGGAGGAGATTCTCATCATCAACATCTACGACTTTCTTCAGATCTCCTATGTCGTCTCGGATGCTTGGTCCTGTCGCTCGCTGAAGTTCCTGACCGTGTTTGGGGAAATCAGCAGCATCCTCTTCACCGTCCTCATCAGCATCTATCGCTACCAAAAGATGAGGGGTACCTACAAGAGGGTCCATCTTGGCATCTACCTGGACAACATTCGGGTGGCCAGCATGGTGAGCGGGCTTTGCGTCGGCATCTCCGCCGTCCTGAGTATCCCTATCTTTGTCATAAACTTACAAGGCCAGGCGGGGAACCTCATGAGGAACCACACAGGATGCCCCTCGGACTTCTTCCTCTGCAGCGACTATCACTGTCCAACTGTCAACCGCATCTACAAATATGTCTTCCTCCTGCTGTGCAATCTGCTGCCTCTGATCATCGTCACGCTCACCAGCAGCCTCATCGTTGCAGTGCTGCTCAGCCGGACGACGACTGTGACGCCCATCGCCAGCGTGAGCGGCTCCACACAGACCGTGAGAAAACGTCACGGTCGGCGGCTTCACCGGAGCACCGTCGCTATCCTGGCGGCCATGTCGCTCTTCCTGGTAGACTGGACTCTCTATCTGATCTTCCAGATGGTTTTCAACCCCACGGATGTCCGCTTTTGGGCGGAAATGGAGTTCTTTATATCCACGTCCTACACGTCCATCAGTCCATATGTGTACGGGATTGGGAATAGCTTGTTCTCCGTCAAGAACTTTAGAAGAAAGAATGTTTGTACGACTGTTTGTTAGTTGGAAAGCTGCTTTCCGGGCAATGGAGAATGGCGCCAGATGTCAGGAATAGACGGATGTGGGACTCGGTATTCCTGATACAGAGAAATGCTGACTGATACTGATATTTTTTCTTCAGGATCATCAAATGATTTTGCCTTTAATTGATTACAATTGCAATAAAAGACAGGACCATCCAGCTAAATGGGATGTTGCAGGTCAATAAAAGCTGTTTTCTCTCGCTGTAGCTCATTCTTtatgtttaataatttaaataccgTATTTGACCAATGTGACCAAGTCTATAGAATTGAGGGTTGGTGtagttttttgttaaattactCCAAATGTGCACATTGATACTGTAATATTGACACCAGATCATCAGGCTCGGAAATGAAAAATATGGATACTTTCAGTACTTTGAAGTCGTGTTTGTCTGTTGAACGGATGAGCGATACTCACCTGAGCCATGTGTGCATTGTGACTACATTTGTAGCTCGGAATAActcaacattattttgttatCTAGTTCTTTTTTATTGGTTAAAATACCATTTTCTCATACGActctgtcctgttttttttctgttgttattaGCTTAGCCATATTGTAAATCACTCAATATACTTGattgttcaaaataaataatgtaatatttatgtaATTAACCGATGAAATGTCAGGTATTCTTTATGCTAGGATATAAAATTTTACCCGACACATTTGTTAATTTGTATTGAATCAGTATCGAATCGACAGTTTTACTCCGTATCGGATCGATCACTACCAAAAGGATGCATACAATGAGACATGATGCATTTTCcattgtgtgtattatttttgttatatattactTGTTGTATATTATATGTTTAGAGCTATTAATGTACTGTATAGCTGTTGTAAGGAACAACATTGCTAACATTGGTGTGAGCTAGCGACACCATCCTACTAAGATAGTTAGCTATTGTTAAGCTAGCTCCATTCTGTTAgtacacattaaaaataaaataataataatagcaccaAATTTAATTAAAGTGAGGTAACTATGGGCTATCATATTTACTGTAAGGCTGTTTAGAACCACACTATAGTTTCAATATAATGTGTTTTGGAAGTCAGTTAGCATGTAAACTGTAGTAATACTGATGCAGCTACACCAGGCCGCCATTTTGTCACCACATTGCAGAGACCAATGCCAAATCATGATTATCTGGTTTAAAGACAAAACTCTCACGAATGCTCATGTTGTAGTTTATGTTTCACATTACTGCGACCATTTATCATTCTTTATTTGAACTTTGATGTGAAAACTGAAGCCGTTGACGGACTCGACAAACCGGAATGAGCATGCGTATTGGCCCTCTGGAGCTGTGGCGCCATGGTGAGGGTATGACGTCACAGCCCCGAGCGCcaatgttgtttgtgtgtgtgtgctggcgaGCAGGTAGACAACGAAAAAGAAGACGCCAAGGAAGTTTAtgggttttctttttaaataatggaGTGAACTTCAAGTggttatttattagtattatttacaACAGTAAGACGAAAAAAAACTCCCGCGTTCCTGGCGGATCTAGCGCCATTGGTGGAAGTAAAGAAGGGGGGAGGAGTGGTTGATACTGTGCATGCGCTTTCTTGGCTTCACGACGTGCACGCACAGCGGGGTCGGTCGATgcggagcagcagcagcagtcctcgctTTGGCGTGGCTCTTCGGCCTTTCCCCTTTGCTACTTCTACGATCGACGgataaagacaaataaaaaggaTAAAGCCGGACGGTGCAACAGTTGTGCCAGGCCCACGTTGGCTGCACCGGAGCAGAGACGTGAGGCGTTTGAGGAAACTGCAACTTTTCCAACTTGGTGAGTGGCGGCCTGCCTGCTTCGCTCGCtcgttgtctttttttttctttatttctttcccCAACAACTTCTTGTACTTCCTTCTTTTAAAGCTCGATGTTTTCGGAGTAGAAGCAGTAAATGGAGGGGGTAAACATGGTGGCTGGGAGCCGTTTGATAGCGATTAACACCTTTGGTCAACGGCATCATGTTGGTGTGACTGTGTAGCTCTATGGCGGCGTGCTCGTGCTCACTCCTTTCAACGACGGCTATTCCATTTCAGTCACACTTCACTGACACGTTAACATTTAAACACGATATAAAATACACTTGTGGCCTGcttgtattgttattgtttatcgTTCGAGTTTATCACGGGACTATCCGGCCATGTCAGCCATGTCCTCCACGAGTAAAGACACCGAGCTGCTATTGGTCAGTCGCACCCA
Protein-coding regions in this window:
- the LOC131107530 gene encoding uncharacterized protein LOC131107530 is translated as MTLCKAQRTPKSGVTDPIMHLLILRVLLSCMGLLGNVVLILSIIHTRVTPLKTFELFLLGLAAANLEEILIINIYDFLQISYVVSDAWSCRSLKFLTVFGEISSILFTVLISIYRYQKMRGTYKRVHLGIYLDNIRVASMVSGLCVGISAVLSIPIFVINLQGQAGNLMRNHTGCPSDFFLCSDYHCPTVNRIYKYVFLLLCNLLPLIIVTLTSSLIVAVLLSRTTTVTPIASVSGSTQTVRKRHGRRLHRSTVAILAAMSLFLVDWTLYLIFQMVFNPTDVRFWAEMEFFISTSYTSISPYVYGIGNSLFSVKNFRRKNLYGGVLVLTPFNDGYSISVTLH